Sequence from the Cloacibacillus sp. genome:
ATAACAGTTTATTGATTATCTTTCCGGCACTATCTCGATCCAGTATCCGTCGGGGTCTTCGATGAAATAGATGCCCATGTCGCGGTTCTCGTAGCAGATGCAGCCCATCTCTTCGTGAAGCCTGTGGGCCGCGTCAAAGTCCTTGACCCTCATCGCTAAATGAAATTCATTGTCGCCCAGCGCATACGGCTCCGTACGGTCTTTGAGCCACGTCAGTTCAAGTTCAAAGCCGGTCTCCCCGTCGCCAAGGTAGACGAGCGTGAAGTCCTCACGCTCCTTTCTGTGCGCCTCGCGCAGATGCAGCGCGCACTTGTAGAAGTTGAGGCTGCGGTCAAGGTCAAGGACGTTGAAGTTGAAGTGATTGAAGGTAAAAAACATTGTTCGCGTCGTCCTCCTGAACTTACAGGAACGCCCTGTTCAAAATAAAGAGCAGAGCCAGCACGTAGAGCATCCAGTTTATCTCTTTGCCGCGTCCCATCAGCACCTTGAGCGCGACGTAGGAGACTATTCCAAACTCGATGCCGGCCGCGATGCTGTAGGCAAAGGGCATCATGAAGAAGGCGATGATGGCGGGGAAGAACTCCGTCCAGTCGCTGTAGTCCATGTCCTTGAAGCCCATCATCATATAGCCGCCGACCATGATGAGGGCTGGCGCTGTGGCGCAGGCGGGAACGACCGCTATTATCGGGCTGAAG
This genomic interval carries:
- a CDS encoding VOC family protein; the protein is MFFTFNHFNFNVLDLDRSLNFYKCALHLREAHRKEREDFTLVYLGDGETGFELELTWLKDRTEPYALGDNEFHLAMRVKDFDAAHRLHEEMGCICYENRDMGIYFIEDPDGYWIEIVPER